In Sulfitobacter sp. OXR-159, one DNA window encodes the following:
- a CDS encoding OmpP1/FadL family transporter, producing MKTYFLAIPALLASTALVHAGGIDRSGQSINALFENGRYAEFSFGHISPDTSGTSVAALGSRNSGNATESYMQFGAAYKADINDKLSYAIIYDQPFGADIDYPTGTGYYAAGAQADLDAHALTGLLRYRMNDNFSVHGGLRVQTIEATAAVPFVGGYTVDGDRDTGVGYVAGVAYERPDIAMRVALTYNSSIDHDVDTTEFGAVMSTTEIETPQSVNLDFQTGIAADTLLFGGIRWVDWSSFDISPAAYAGATGGASLVSYENDVFTYSLGVGRRLNDNWSVSASVGYEKSEGGFASNLGPTDGNKSLALAAVYTRDNMRITTGVRYVNIGDAETAIPGFAPAADFEDNDAVAFGVKVGFTF from the coding sequence ATGAAAACCTATTTCTTGGCAATTCCGGCACTGTTGGCATCTACGGCACTTGTTCACGCTGGCGGCATCGATCGGTCCGGCCAATCCATCAACGCCCTGTTTGAAAACGGGCGCTATGCCGAGTTCAGCTTCGGGCATATCTCGCCCGACACCTCGGGCACCTCGGTCGCGGCCCTCGGCAGCCGCAATTCAGGCAATGCCACAGAAAGCTACATGCAGTTTGGCGCCGCCTATAAGGCAGACATCAACGACAAGCTGTCCTATGCGATCATCTATGACCAGCCCTTTGGCGCTGACATCGATTATCCCACAGGGACCGGCTACTACGCCGCAGGGGCGCAGGCTGATCTTGACGCGCACGCTCTGACCGGCCTGCTGCGCTACCGGATGAACGACAACTTCAGCGTTCACGGCGGTCTGCGCGTGCAAACCATCGAAGCCACGGCAGCTGTCCCCTTCGTGGGCGGCTATACGGTTGATGGGGATCGCGACACAGGCGTCGGCTATGTTGCTGGTGTCGCCTATGAGCGCCCCGACATCGCCATGCGCGTGGCGCTGACCTATAATTCCAGCATCGACCATGACGTTGACACCACCGAGTTCGGCGCAGTCATGAGCACAACCGAAATCGAAACGCCGCAATCGGTTAATCTCGACTTCCAGACCGGAATCGCGGCTGACACGCTTCTGTTCGGTGGCATCCGCTGGGTTGATTGGTCGTCCTTCGATATTTCTCCGGCTGCCTATGCAGGCGCCACGGGTGGCGCTTCCCTCGTGAGCTATGAGAACGATGTTTTCACCTACTCGCTGGGTGTGGGCCGCCGTCTGAACGACAACTGGTCGGTCTCTGCTTCCGTTGGCTATGAGAAGTCCGAAGGCGGCTTTGCCTCCAACCTCGGGCCGACCGATGGCAACAAAAGCCTCGCGCTGGCCGCCGTCTATACCCGCGACAATATGAGAATCACCACCGGCGTGCGCTACGTCAACATCGGTGACGCAGAGACGGCCATTCCGGGCTTTGCCCCGGCAGCGGACTTCGAAGACAACGATGCCGTGGCCTTTGGTGTCAAAGTAGGTTTCACTTTCTAA
- a CDS encoding DMT family transporter yields MTPTVRAALWMIGSIGSFSTMAVAGRELSARFDTFEVMLYRSVIGVIIVLSLAWATGAWRQINTRNFGLQLIRNLAHFTGQNLWFLAVSLIPLAQVFALEFTSPLWVIVLSIFLLGERLTATRALAAVMGFIGILIVARPDIGNLNTGILAAAGCAVFFALTNVLTKRLTRSQGITTILFYLTTLQLIFGLISAGYDGDIAGPTVETMPFLLLVGACGLLAHYCLTNALSLAPATVVVPIDFVRLPAIAVVGMLLYAEALDVWVFVGAAIIFAGNYLNIWFETRKAHPK; encoded by the coding sequence ATGACCCCAACCGTCCGCGCTGCACTCTGGATGATCGGCTCCATCGGCTCTTTCTCGACCATGGCTGTGGCGGGGCGTGAACTCTCGGCACGGTTCGATACCTTTGAGGTGATGCTCTACCGCAGTGTGATCGGCGTGATCATCGTCCTGTCGCTCGCTTGGGCCACCGGGGCGTGGCGGCAGATCAACACCCGCAACTTTGGCCTACAACTTATCCGCAACCTCGCGCATTTCACCGGGCAGAACCTATGGTTCCTCGCCGTGTCGCTGATTCCGCTGGCGCAGGTCTTCGCGCTGGAGTTCACCTCTCCGCTTTGGGTCATCGTCCTGTCGATCTTTCTGCTGGGCGAACGGTTGACCGCCACGCGAGCGCTGGCTGCGGTCATGGGGTTCATCGGCATTCTCATCGTCGCACGGCCCGATATTGGCAACCTCAACACCGGCATTCTGGCGGCGGCGGGCTGTGCGGTCTTCTTTGCCCTGACCAATGTGCTGACCAAGCGGCTGACGCGCAGCCAAGGGATCACCACGATCCTATTCTACCTCACAACGCTGCAATTGATCTTTGGCCTGATCTCGGCGGGCTACGACGGCGATATCGCCGGACCTACTGTTGAGACGATGCCCTTTCTGCTGCTCGTCGGCGCCTGTGGATTGCTTGCGCATTACTGTCTAACCAACGCGCTGAGCCTCGCCCCCGCGACCGTGGTGGTGCCGATTGATTTCGTCCGCCTTCCGGCGATCGCGGTCGTCGGGATGCTCCTCTATGCCGAAGCGCTCGATGTCTGGGTCTTCGTCGGGGCCGCGATCATTTTTGCGGGCAATTACCTCAACATTTGGTTTGAGACCCGCAAAGCACACCCCAAGTAA
- a CDS encoding putative quinol monooxygenase, translating into MRVALTGHLRCATRAEADRVRAGLDAHLRLTRAEPGCLRFDVTPTDDPLLWQVSELFTDRAAFEAHQNRTAASDWARLTAGITRGYKITDIPITDRQIIGDEAKGDDHLIDPT; encoded by the coding sequence ATGAGGGTGGCCCTAACAGGCCACCTTCGCTGCGCCACCCGGGCCGAGGCGGACCGGGTGCGCGCAGGGCTTGACGCGCATCTGCGCCTCACCCGTGCCGAGCCGGGGTGTTTGCGCTTCGACGTGACCCCAACCGACGATCCCCTTTTGTGGCAAGTATCGGAACTTTTCACCGACCGCGCAGCCTTTGAGGCGCATCAGAACCGCACGGCGGCTTCAGACTGGGCAAGGCTCACCGCCGGGATCACACGCGGCTACAAGATCACCGACATTCCGATCACCGACCGCCAAATCATCGGCGACGAGGCCAAGGGTGACGACCACTTGATCGACCCCACATGA
- the guaA gene encoding glutamine-hydrolyzing GMP synthase yields the protein MTDITHDRLLIIDFGSQVTQLIARRLRELNVFCEIHPFNTVDEAFLKEFAPKAVILSGGPSSVFAEGAPRPPQAVFELGVPILGICYGQQVMMHCLGGHVERGHGTAEFGRAFVTPTGQQLELLEGWFATDREQVWMSHGDHVSKIAPGFEVYGTSPNAPFAITGDVSRNFYAVQFHPEVHHTPNGPRLYENFVRLAGFKGDWTMSAYREEAIAAIREQVGDQKVICGLSGGVDSSVAAVLIHEAIGDQLTCVFVDHGLLRKGEAEEVVTMFRDHYNMPLIHADEQELFLGELDGVSDPETKRKIIGKLFIDVFQKHAKDVGDATFLAQGTLYPDVIESVSFSGGPSVTIKSHHNVGGLPEKMGLKLVEPLRELFKDEVRELGRELGLPPSFIGRHPFPGPGLAIRCPGEITREKLAILREADAVYIDQIRRHGLYDDIWQAFVAILPVRTVGVMGDGRTYDFACALRAVTSVDGMTADYYPFTHDFLGETATRIINEVPGINRVTYDITSKPPGTIEWE from the coding sequence ATGACAGATATCACCCATGACCGCCTTCTCATCATCGACTTCGGCAGCCAGGTCACGCAGCTTATCGCGCGTCGCCTGCGGGAGCTGAACGTCTTTTGCGAAATCCACCCGTTCAACACGGTGGACGAAGCCTTCCTCAAGGAATTCGCGCCTAAGGCGGTGATCCTGTCGGGCGGCCCGTCCTCTGTGTTTGCCGAAGGCGCACCGCGTCCGCCGCAGGCTGTGTTTGAACTGGGCGTGCCGATCTTGGGCATCTGCTATGGCCAACAGGTCATGATGCATTGCCTTGGCGGCCATGTGGAGCGTGGTCACGGCACCGCCGAGTTTGGCCGGGCTTTCGTAACCCCCACCGGCCAACAGCTTGAACTGCTCGAAGGCTGGTTCGCCACCGACCGTGAACAGGTCTGGATGAGCCACGGCGATCACGTCAGCAAGATCGCTCCGGGGTTTGAGGTCTATGGCACCTCCCCCAACGCGCCTTTCGCCATCACCGGCGACGTGTCGCGCAACTTCTACGCCGTGCAGTTCCACCCCGAGGTGCACCACACCCCCAACGGCCCACGCCTCTATGAGAACTTCGTGCGTCTGGCAGGGTTCAAAGGCGACTGGACCATGAGCGCCTACCGTGAGGAAGCCATTGCCGCGATCCGCGAGCAGGTGGGCGACCAGAAGGTGATCTGTGGCCTTTCCGGCGGCGTGGACTCCTCCGTCGCCGCCGTGCTGATTCACGAAGCCATTGGCGATCAGTTGACCTGCGTCTTCGTTGACCACGGTCTGCTGCGCAAGGGTGAGGCCGAAGAGGTCGTCACCATGTTCCGCGACCACTACAACATGCCGCTGATCCACGCTGACGAGCAAGAGTTGTTCTTGGGCGAGCTCGACGGTGTCTCGGACCCCGAGACCAAGCGCAAGATCATCGGCAAGCTCTTTATCGATGTGTTCCAGAAACACGCAAAAGACGTGGGCGATGCGACTTTCTTGGCCCAAGGCACGCTCTATCCCGATGTGATCGAAAGCGTCTCCTTCTCCGGCGGCCCTTCGGTCACCATCAAGAGCCACCACAATGTCGGCGGCCTGCCCGAAAAGATGGGCCTCAAACTGGTCGAGCCGCTGCGCGAGTTGTTCAAAGACGAAGTGCGCGAGCTGGGCCGTGAACTCGGGCTGCCGCCTTCGTTCATTGGCCGCCACCCCTTCCCCGGGCCGGGCCTTGCGATCCGCTGCCCCGGTGAGATCACCCGCGAGAAGCTGGCGATCCTGCGCGAGGCCGATGCGGTCTATATCGATCAGATCCGCCGCCACGGTCTCTATGACGATATCTGGCAAGCCTTTGTGGCGATCCTGCCTGTGCGCACGGTGGGCGTGATGGGCGATGGCCGTACTTACGACTTCGCCTGCGCCCTGCGCGCGGTGACCTCTGTGGATGGCATGACGGCGGACTACTACCCCTTCACCCATGACTTCCTTGGTGAAACCGCCACGCGGATCATCAACGAGGTACCGGGCATCAACCGCGTCACCTATGACATCACCTCGAAACCTCCGGGCACCATCGAGTGGGAATAA
- a CDS encoding trimethylamine methyltransferase family protein, which yields MAESARRARGGGGAARRAARTAVSFETARYIERNIPNFEVLTEEALQIIEHNADTVLEEIGVNFPDNPDALALWREAGADVQGERVRIPRGLARKLCSTAPSTITQVARNRERDVVIGGKSLVLAPVYGPPFVRDAAGGRRYATMADFEKFVKLGYMSKWLHHSGGTVCEPTDIPVNKRHLDMLHAHMTLSDKPFMGSVTEPSRAQDSVDMCGILFGKDFVQENTVMTSLININSPMTFDDVMMGALKVYAENNQACIISPFIVGGAMAPVSVAGTLTQVLAETLAGIAYSQLVRPGAPVIMGAFVTSIDMNSGAPTFGTPEAAHITYGAGQLARRLNLPYRSAGSFNGSKLPDAQAAYETSNSLNMGLLSGVNFMLHACGWLEGGLVSSFEKFVMDADQLGTLHHLARGVEMDENAQAMDAIREVGPGGHYLGCAHTQNNFREAFWKSDLLDYKPFETWSDEGARDTQTLATARVEKMLADYQQPALDPAIREALDAFVATRKAAEPDSFT from the coding sequence ATGGCGGAATCAGCACGACGGGCACGCGGCGGCGGAGGTGCGGCACGGCGCGCGGCACGCACGGCCGTCTCCTTTGAGACAGCCCGCTATATCGAGCGTAATATCCCGAACTTCGAAGTGCTGACCGAAGAAGCGTTGCAGATCATCGAGCATAACGCCGATACGGTGCTGGAAGAGATCGGCGTGAACTTCCCCGACAACCCCGATGCGCTGGCACTGTGGCGTGAGGCCGGTGCCGATGTGCAGGGGGAACGGGTGCGCATCCCACGGGGGCTGGCGCGCAAGCTGTGCTCTACGGCACCGTCAACGATCACCCAAGTGGCGCGCAACCGGGAGCGGGATGTTGTCATAGGGGGCAAGAGCCTCGTCCTAGCTCCGGTCTATGGCCCGCCTTTTGTGCGCGATGCCGCCGGGGGACGCCGTTATGCTACGATGGCGGACTTCGAGAAATTCGTGAAGCTGGGCTATATGTCCAAATGGCTGCATCACTCGGGGGGGACGGTATGCGAGCCGACCGACATCCCTGTGAACAAGCGCCACCTTGATATGCTGCACGCGCATATGACGCTCAGCGACAAACCCTTCATGGGGTCGGTGACCGAGCCGTCGCGCGCGCAGGACAGTGTGGATATGTGCGGCATCCTTTTCGGTAAGGACTTCGTACAGGAAAACACGGTGATGACCTCGCTCATCAACATCAACTCGCCGATGACGTTCGATGATGTGATGATGGGGGCGCTCAAAGTCTATGCCGAGAACAATCAGGCCTGCATCATTTCGCCGTTTATCGTTGGGGGGGCGATGGCGCCGGTAAGTGTGGCCGGGACACTGACGCAGGTCTTGGCCGAGACACTGGCCGGCATTGCCTATAGCCAGCTTGTCCGCCCCGGTGCGCCTGTCATCATGGGCGCTTTCGTGACCTCCATTGACATGAACAGTGGTGCACCAACCTTTGGCACGCCGGAAGCTGCGCATATCACCTATGGCGCTGGGCAACTGGCCCGCAGACTGAACCTGCCTTACCGGAGCGCCGGGTCTTTCAACGGCTCGAAACTGCCCGATGCGCAGGCGGCCTATGAGACCTCCAACAGTCTGAACATGGGGCTTCTTTCCGGGGTGAACTTCATGCTGCACGCCTGTGGCTGGCTGGAAGGGGGGCTTGTGTCTTCTTTCGAGAAATTCGTCATGGATGCCGACCAACTGGGCACCCTGCATCACCTCGCCCGCGGGGTAGAGATGGACGAGAACGCGCAGGCCATGGACGCAATCCGCGAAGTCGGGCCGGGGGGGCATTACCTTGGCTGCGCCCATACACAGAACAACTTCCGCGAGGCGTTTTGGAAATCCGACCTGCTGGATTACAAACCCTTCGAGACATGGTCGGATGAAGGGGCGCGCGATACGCAGACCCTTGCCACCGCGCGGGTCGAAAAGATGCTTGCCGATTATCAGCAACCCGCGCTTGATCCGGCCATTCGCGAGGCGCTTGATGCCTTTGTCGCGACCCGCAAGGCAGCGGAGCCGGATAGCTTTACCTAA
- a CDS encoding DUF6477 family protein — MQDLLTMLQRLHRPRLLMRAARIGAEDYRRGTHLPRILGFGILPRHGTALIKLTEIEAELDTQRKTADASYSLIRHVDVLIAMVGEARFLRAAQTPSA, encoded by the coding sequence ATGCAAGATCTACTGACCATGCTGCAAAGACTTCACCGCCCGCGCCTGTTGATGCGCGCCGCCCGTATCGGAGCCGAGGATTACCGGCGCGGCACCCATCTGCCGCGCATATTGGGCTTTGGCATACTGCCGCGCCACGGCACGGCGCTGATCAAACTGACCGAGATCGAGGCCGAGTTGGACACCCAGCGCAAGACGGCAGATGCAAGCTATAGCCTGATCCGGCATGTGGATGTGCTGATCGCCATGGTCGGCGAAGCGCGTTTTTTGAGAGCCGCGCAGACCCCCAGCGCGTAA
- a CDS encoding DUF6456 domain-containing protein: protein MPGWVPHGALHYLAHTETGAPIRALARQAGCHASTIMRQIRRIETRRDDPLVDAALRRLGAVRRALDCTAGPPAGKTATMTNPATPLLDEDTFAAEALRVLRRLHETGAILAVAEGMEKAVVLRETDTGPGARTAVVDSAVAQAMALKDWIAPGSTGRVTRYHITSAGRAALRRMIEDQGAGAHGFAEDQTAFLGMASGPEAEEGADTDVAPRRGRYCLSESPLSALARRRDKSGAPFLNEGLVHAGERLREDFELAQMGGEVTQNWDHFLTPGAKPSGRREGSGSMAAAEARKRVAGAMAELGPGLSDVVLRCCCYLEGLETTEKRLGWSARSGKIVLRIALMRLKRHYDETVGPGGPMIG from the coding sequence CTGCCGGGATGGGTGCCGCACGGAGCCCTGCATTACCTCGCACATACGGAGACCGGCGCACCGATCCGGGCTTTGGCACGCCAAGCTGGCTGCCATGCCTCGACCATCATGCGCCAAATCCGCCGTATCGAGACAAGGCGCGACGATCCGCTGGTGGATGCCGCCCTGCGCAGGCTCGGGGCGGTGCGGCGCGCTTTGGATTGTACTGCTGGCCCCCCAGCAGGAAAGACAGCGACAATGACCAATCCCGCCACCCCCCTTCTTGACGAAGACACTTTCGCCGCCGAGGCGCTGCGCGTCCTTCGGCGCCTGCATGAGACGGGCGCGATCCTCGCCGTGGCCGAGGGCATGGAGAAGGCCGTTGTCCTGCGCGAGACGGACACCGGCCCCGGCGCACGCACCGCTGTGGTGGACAGCGCCGTGGCGCAGGCGATGGCCCTGAAAGATTGGATCGCCCCCGGCAGCACAGGCCGGGTAACGCGCTATCACATCACCAGCGCCGGGCGGGCTGCGCTGCGGCGGATGATAGAAGACCAAGGCGCGGGCGCCCATGGCTTTGCCGAAGATCAGACCGCGTTTCTGGGCATGGCCAGCGGCCCCGAGGCGGAAGAGGGCGCGGATACCGATGTGGCCCCGCGCCGAGGCCGCTACTGCCTGTCGGAAAGCCCGCTCTCTGCGCTTGCTCGGCGGCGCGACAAATCCGGTGCGCCCTTTCTGAACGAGGGGCTGGTCCATGCCGGTGAAAGGCTGCGTGAGGATTTCGAACTGGCCCAGATGGGCGGTGAGGTGACCCAAAATTGGGATCATTTCCTGACGCCGGGCGCAAAACCCAGCGGGCGGCGTGAGGGCTCGGGCAGCATGGCCGCGGCAGAGGCGCGCAAGCGGGTGGCAGGCGCTATGGCCGAACTCGGCCCCGGCCTGTCGGACGTGGTGCTGCGCTGTTGCTGCTATCTGGAAGGGCTAGAGACCACCGAAAAGCGGCTGGGATGGTCGGCGCGATCAGGCAAGATCGTGCTGCGGATCGCGCTGATGCGACTGAAACGGCATTACGACGAAACCGTAGGCCCGGGCGGCCCGATGATCGGATAA
- a CDS encoding catalase, whose product MSKRLTTTAGAPMPTNETSKTAGSRGPVLLDDYQLIEKLAHQNRERIPERAVHAKGWGAEGTFTVTHDISEYSCAAIFSEVGKTCEILSRWSTVAGELGAADSERDVRGFSVKFYTEEGNWDVVGNNTPIFFVRDAYKFPDFIRTQKRHPRTNLRSPEAMFDFWAAQPECVHQVTILMSDRGIPVNPMHMHGYGSHTYSMWNAKGERHWVKFHFRCQQEIRNRTNEDAEKLIGSTRENFQEDLFNAIEGGEFPKWELNIQVMPEAEAETCGFNPFDLTKVWPHADYPLIPVGMLEFNRNPDNYFQSIENAAYSPSNKVPGIGFSPDKMLQARVFSYADAHRYRLGTHYEALPANAPKAAPMHHYHKDGSMRFFPQQTGHPDAYYEPNQYEESARPDPSVQEPPLRISGDADRYVQEETDADYVQPRKLYTEVFDQAQRDRLHENMAGAMAPCSQQVKERWYAVLEKVHPDYAAGVRDACEKDEVAISVTDETPTKVAD is encoded by the coding sequence ATGAGCAAGCGTCTCACCACCACCGCCGGCGCGCCGATGCCGACCAATGAAACCAGCAAAACCGCCGGAAGCCGTGGCCCGGTCTTGCTGGACGATTACCAATTGATCGAAAAACTGGCCCATCAGAACCGCGAGCGCATCCCCGAGCGGGCCGTTCACGCCAAGGGCTGGGGCGCCGAGGGCACCTTTACCGTGACTCATGACATCAGCGAATATAGCTGTGCGGCGATCTTCTCCGAAGTGGGCAAGACCTGCGAAATCCTCTCGCGCTGGTCCACCGTGGCAGGCGAATTGGGTGCCGCCGACAGTGAGCGTGACGTGCGCGGCTTCTCGGTGAAATTCTACACCGAAGAAGGCAACTGGGACGTGGTTGGCAACAACACCCCGATCTTCTTTGTCCGCGACGCCTATAAATTCCCGGACTTCATCCGCACCCAAAAGCGTCATCCGCGCACCAACCTGCGCTCGCCCGAGGCGATGTTCGACTTCTGGGCTGCTCAGCCCGAATGCGTGCATCAGGTCACCATCCTGATGTCCGACCGCGGCATTCCGGTGAACCCGATGCACATGCACGGCTACGGCAGCCACACCTATTCGATGTGGAATGCCAAGGGGGAGCGTCATTGGGTGAAGTTCCACTTCCGCTGCCAGCAGGAAATCCGCAACCGCACCAATGAAGACGCGGAAAAGCTGATCGGCTCGACCCGCGAGAACTTCCAAGAGGATCTCTTCAACGCGATCGAAGGCGGCGAATTCCCGAAATGGGAGCTGAATATCCAAGTCATGCCCGAGGCAGAGGCCGAGACCTGCGGCTTTAACCCCTTTGACCTGACCAAAGTCTGGCCGCATGCGGATTACCCGCTGATCCCGGTCGGCATGCTGGAGTTCAACCGCAACCCCGACAACTACTTCCAAAGCATCGAGAACGCCGCCTATTCGCCCTCGAACAAGGTGCCGGGGATTGGGTTTTCACCCGATAAGATGTTGCAAGCGCGGGTCTTTTCCTATGCGGACGCGCACCGCTACCGTCTTGGCACGCATTACGAGGCCCTGCCCGCCAACGCGCCCAAGGCCGCGCCGATGCACCACTACCACAAGGACGGCTCCATGCGGTTCTTCCCCCAGCAGACCGGCCACCCGGATGCCTACTATGAGCCGAACCAATACGAGGAATCGGCCCGGCCTGACCCGTCGGTTCAGGAACCGCCGCTGCGCATCTCGGGCGATGCGGATCGCTATGTCCAAGAGGAAACGGATGCCGATTACGTCCAGCCGCGCAAGCTTTATACCGAGGTGTTCGATCAGGCGCAGCGCGACCGTCTGCATGAGAACATGGCCGGTGCCATGGCGCCTTGCTCGCAGCAGGTAAAAGAACGCTGGTATGCGGTGCTGGAAAAAGTGCACCCCGACTATGCCGCCGGCGTGCGTGACGCTTGTGAGAAAGACGAAGTGGCGATTTCGGTGACAGATGAGACGCCGACGAAGGTCGCAGACTGA
- a CDS encoding hydrogen peroxide-inducible genes activator has protein sequence MNFTLKQLEYFRALATLGNFGRAAEASNISQPALSVQIRTLEESLGGRLIERQSRASVLTPLGREVLTRAEDILRRAKLLEATAREQVGLAGTLNLGLIPTVAPYLLPGVLAALRAQDISLRVEVREAQTDQLLADLRAGALDAAVMAVPTGETGLAEMPLFEDRFLLAGSAERMAGAAVLRPTDLARTPLMLLEDGHCLTDQALEVCQRDRTQAGIHTGASSLATLSRLVEAGFGMTLMPEIAAKTELDAAPGLRLHRFGAPEPARQIGLVRRAGTPGSGWAAQLAETLKDVGEGLTGQLRAKY, from the coding sequence ATGAACTTCACCCTAAAGCAACTTGAATATTTCCGCGCACTGGCGACTTTGGGCAACTTCGGCCGGGCGGCGGAGGCCAGCAATATCTCTCAGCCTGCGCTTTCCGTGCAGATCCGCACCTTGGAGGAGTCGCTGGGGGGGCGGTTGATCGAACGGCAAAGCCGCGCCTCGGTCCTGACGCCCTTGGGCCGCGAGGTGCTGACCCGCGCCGAGGATATCCTGCGCCGCGCCAAACTGTTGGAAGCCACGGCGCGCGAACAGGTGGGGCTGGCGGGCACGTTGAACCTTGGGCTGATCCCGACGGTGGCGCCCTATCTGCTGCCGGGCGTGCTGGCCGCGCTGCGGGCGCAGGATATCTCGCTTAGGGTCGAGGTGCGCGAGGCGCAGACCGATCAGTTGTTGGCGGATCTGCGGGCCGGGGCGCTGGATGCGGCGGTGATGGCGGTGCCGACAGGCGAAACTGGTCTGGCCGAAATGCCCCTGTTCGAAGATCGCTTTTTGCTGGCGGGCTCCGCCGAGCGGATGGCGGGGGCGGCGGTTCTCCGTCCGACCGATCTGGCCCGCACGCCGTTGATGCTGCTGGAAGACGGTCACTGCCTGACCGATCAAGCGCTAGAGGTTTGTCAGCGGGACAGGACGCAGGCGGGCATCCACACGGGCGCTTCGTCCCTCGCGACCCTATCGCGGCTGGTGGAGGCGGGGTTTGGCATGACCTTGATGCCCGAGATCGCCGCCAAGACTGAGCTTGATGCCGCGCCGGGCCTACGCCTGCACCGTTTCGGCGCGCCGGAGCCTGCGCGGCAAATAGGGCTCGTGCGCCGGGCAGGCACGCCGGGCAGCGGTTGGGCGGCGCAATTAGCTGAGACGCTAAAGGATGTGGGGGAAGGGCTGACCGGGCAGCTGCGCGCGAAATACTAG
- a CDS encoding peroxiredoxin: MKPGIQVPNVTFKTRVRDESIEGNNPFRWEDKTSEYFFKGKRVVLFSLPGAFTPTCSTYQLPGFENNFAAFQEHDIDAIYCLSVNDSFVMNKWKEMQGVQNIDVIPDGSGEFTRRMGMLVAKDNLGFGARSWRYAAIVNDGQIEAWFEEPGISDNHGDDPYGVSSPETVLEYLENQKKTEAA; the protein is encoded by the coding sequence ATGAAACCCGGTATTCAAGTTCCCAACGTCACCTTCAAAACGCGCGTGCGCGACGAAAGCATCGAAGGCAACAACCCCTTCCGTTGGGAAGACAAAACCAGCGAATACTTCTTCAAAGGCAAGCGCGTTGTCCTGTTCTCCCTCCCCGGTGCCTTCACGCCGACATGCAGCACCTACCAGCTGCCCGGTTTTGAGAACAACTTTGCCGCGTTCCAAGAGCATGACATCGACGCGATCTATTGCCTGTCGGTCAACGACAGCTTTGTCATGAACAAGTGGAAAGAGATGCAGGGCGTCCAGAACATCGACGTGATCCCTGATGGGTCCGGCGAATTCACCCGCCGCATGGGCATGTTGGTCGCCAAAGACAACCTCGGCTTCGGTGCACGTAGCTGGCGCTATGCCGCGATCGTCAACGACGGTCAGATCGAAGCATGGTTCGAAGAGCCCGGCATCAGCGACAACCACGGTGATGACCCTTACGGTGTGTCCAGCCCCGAAACCGTGCTGGAATACCTTGAAAACCAGAAGAAAACCGAGGCGGCCTAA
- the lipA gene encoding lipoyl synthase: MRDLKIPEQRHPEKARKPDNAQPKKPSWIRVKAPGGKGYAETARIMRDNKLTTVCEEAGCPNVGECWSQGHATMMIMGEVCTRACTFCNIATGKPPEDLDVFEPGRVADAVAKLGLNHVVITSVDRDDIKDGGAEHFAQTIRAVRHRSPDTTIEILTPDFIRCGPEALEKVVEARPDVFNHNLETVPGLYPEVRPGARYFHSLRLLQRVKELDPSMFTKSGIMVGLGEDRQAVIQVMEDMRAADIDFLTIGQYLQPTPKHHALDRFVTPEEFTSYEKAAYGKGFLMVSATPLTRSSYHAGDDFARLREARNRKLGIA; this comes from the coding sequence ATGCGCGATCTGAAGATACCCGAACAGCGCCACCCCGAAAAGGCGCGCAAGCCCGACAACGCCCAGCCAAAAAAACCGAGCTGGATCAGGGTCAAAGCGCCCGGCGGCAAGGGCTATGCCGAGACGGCGCGCATCATGCGTGACAACAAGCTGACCACGGTCTGCGAAGAGGCGGGCTGCCCCAATGTCGGCGAATGCTGGTCTCAGGGTCATGCCACGATGATGATCATGGGCGAGGTTTGTACACGCGCCTGTACCTTCTGCAACATCGCGACCGGCAAGCCGCCTGAGGACTTGGATGTGTTTGAGCCGGGCCGCGTGGCCGATGCGGTTGCCAAACTGGGGTTGAACCACGTCGTCATCACTTCGGTCGACCGCGACGATATCAAAGATGGCGGAGCCGAGCATTTTGCCCAAACCATCCGCGCCGTGCGCCACCGGAGCCCCGACACGACGATCGAAATCCTGACGCCGGATTTCATCCGTTGCGGTCCCGAAGCCCTTGAAAAGGTTGTCGAAGCGCGACCGGATGTGTTTAACCACAACCTCGAAACCGTACCGGGCCTCTACCCCGAAGTGCGCCCCGGCGCGCGTTACTTCCATTCTTTGCGCCTGCTTCAGCGGGTGAAGGAGTTGGACCCGTCGATGTTCACCAAATCGGGCATCATGGTGGGCTTGGGCGAAGACCGCCAAGCGGTCATTCAGGTGATGGAAGACATGCGCGCCGCCGACATTGATTTCCTGACGATCGGCCAATACCTGCAGCCGACGCCGAAACACCACGCGCTGGACCGTTTTGTCACGCCGGAGGAATTCACCTCTTACGAAAAAGCGGCCTACGGCAAGGGCTTCCTCATGGTTTCCGCCACGCCGCTGACCCGGTCGAGCTATCACGCGGGTGACGATTTCGCGCGACTACGCGAGGCGCGGAACCGCAAGCTGGGTATTGCCTGA